In one window of Maribacter sp. BPC-D8 DNA:
- a CDS encoding MBL fold metallo-hydrolase — protein sequence MKKVSIKFLGASGTVTGSKFYLETPELNIMIDCGMFQGLKELREKNWEPLSIDASKIDVVLLTHGHLDHTGYLPRLVKEGFNGDIIGTNPTLAVARVILLDSAKIQEEQAKKANEEGFSKHPKALPFYNIIEAEKTIKLFSGRKRDEWIQLSENIRFKYRYNGHIIGSTFIELEIFGKIFVFSGDVGRLNDALLMTPERPEWADYLFLESTYGNKLHPKENITEILSDLVQKTINDRGTLIIPSFAVERLQLLMFLFWDLYKKNKIPNIPIFIDSPMGSNVLDVFGQFTDWHKLSPSDFSAMCNHFTITSSYADTWKTIDDPRPKIVIAGSGMVTGGRVLTYLKQLIDEPKTKVLLVGYQAEGTRGRQLLEGTHELKLFGKYYPVKASIHFIESLSAHADQAELLHFIDGIKNTPENVFLIHGEPGALDAFKVKIRDTKGWDCHIPKLEETIDLLL from the coding sequence ATGAAAAAAGTTAGCATTAAATTTTTAGGCGCTTCTGGTACGGTTACCGGTTCTAAATTTTATTTAGAAACTCCTGAACTGAACATCATGATAGATTGTGGCATGTTTCAAGGTCTTAAAGAGTTACGTGAAAAAAATTGGGAGCCCTTATCTATAGACGCTAGTAAAATAGATGTAGTTTTATTAACACATGGTCACCTAGACCACACTGGCTACTTACCAAGATTAGTAAAAGAAGGTTTCAACGGAGACATCATAGGCACCAACCCTACTTTAGCCGTTGCTCGTGTTATTTTACTTGACAGTGCTAAAATTCAAGAAGAGCAAGCAAAAAAAGCAAATGAAGAAGGCTTTTCTAAACACCCGAAAGCCCTTCCTTTTTATAATATTATAGAAGCTGAAAAAACCATTAAATTATTCTCAGGAAGAAAAAGAGATGAGTGGATTCAGCTTTCTGAGAACATTCGCTTTAAATACAGATATAACGGTCATATCATTGGTTCTACTTTTATTGAATTGGAGATATTCGGAAAAATATTTGTCTTTTCAGGTGATGTTGGTAGGTTGAACGATGCTCTTTTAATGACGCCAGAAAGACCCGAATGGGCAGACTATTTATTTTTAGAAAGTACCTATGGCAACAAACTACATCCTAAAGAAAACATCACTGAAATTTTAAGTGATCTGGTTCAAAAAACCATTAATGACCGTGGTACGCTAATCATACCTTCTTTTGCCGTTGAAAGATTACAATTGCTCATGTTTTTGTTTTGGGATTTATATAAAAAGAATAAAATACCCAACATACCCATTTTTATAGATAGCCCAATGGGTAGTAATGTTCTAGATGTTTTTGGGCAATTTACAGATTGGCATAAGCTTAGCCCTAGCGATTTCAGTGCTATGTGTAATCACTTTACCATTACATCATCATACGCAGATACCTGGAAAACTATAGATGACCCGAGACCTAAAATTGTAATTGCAGGTAGTGGTATGGTTACAGGCGGGCGTGTACTCACCTATTTAAAACAGTTGATAGATGAACCTAAAACAAAGGTACTATTAGTCGGTTACCAAGCAGAAGGTACACGAGGTAGACAATTGTTAGAGGGCACGCATGAGCTTAAGTTATTCGGAAAATATTATCCTGTAAAAGCAAGTATTCATTTTATTGAAAGCCTTTCTGCACATGCAGACCAAGCTGAGCTTCTTCATTTTATTGATGGTATTAAAAATACCCCAGAAAATGTTTTCTTAATACATGGAGAACCAGGTGCTTTAGATGCTTTTAAAGTAAAAATAAGAGATACCAAAGGGTGGGACTGTCATATACCGAAGTTAGAAGAAACGATAGATTTACTGCTATAA
- a CDS encoding ATP cone domain-containing protein, which produces METKESIDIIKSSGQKMKFSLDKLRNSLKHSGANHELVEEIVSKVYDELFEGITSNEIYNRAYSLLKKNKSVFASKYKLKKAIYELGPTGFPFERFIAAILQYSGYEVEVDIVLNGACVTHEIDVIAKKNDTVTLIECKFHNEEGRNCNVKIPLYIHSRYNDVKANWVTNKNNKPLNKGWVVTNTRFTQDALTYGKCAELYLLSWDYPENDGLKDRIDRLGLYPITVSSLLSKREKQFLLSRNVVLCRQLVKDKFFLDHLGISTDRKSKILDEISQLCKS; this is translated from the coding sequence ATGGAGACTAAAGAATCTATTGACATTATAAAATCTTCTGGGCAAAAAATGAAGTTCTCGTTAGACAAACTTCGTAACTCACTTAAGCATAGTGGTGCAAATCATGAACTAGTAGAAGAAATTGTTAGTAAAGTATATGATGAGCTATTCGAAGGCATTACCTCTAATGAAATCTATAATAGAGCGTATTCGTTGCTAAAAAAGAACAAATCTGTATTCGCCTCTAAATACAAGCTCAAAAAGGCTATCTATGAATTAGGACCAACCGGTTTTCCCTTTGAACGTTTTATAGCCGCAATATTGCAATATTCAGGTTACGAAGTTGAAGTAGACATCGTATTAAATGGCGCCTGCGTTACTCATGAAATTGATGTTATTGCCAAAAAAAATGATACGGTAACTCTTATAGAGTGTAAATTTCATAATGAAGAAGGTCGTAATTGCAACGTTAAAATTCCGCTATATATACATTCCAGATATAATGATGTTAAAGCGAATTGGGTTACAAACAAAAATAACAAACCATTAAATAAAGGCTGGGTAGTTACCAATACTAGATTTACCCAAGATGCCTTAACCTACGGTAAATGTGCAGAACTCTATCTTTTAAGTTGGGATTATCCAGAAAACGACGGACTAAAAGATAGAATTGATCGGCTTGGGCTCTACCCTATTACAGTCTCTAGCTTATTATCTAAACGAGAAAAACAATTTCTATTAAGCAGAAATGTAGTTCTGTGTAGGCAGCTCGTAAAAGACAAATTTTTTCTAGATCACCTTGGTATTTCTACCGATCGTAAATCAAAAATTTTAGACGAAATCTCACAACTATGTAAATCTTAA
- a CDS encoding mechanosensitive ion channel family protein, giving the protein MDTFSSLLENTTLIKMVKLIAWILFIVFIISFIRKTLKKRIEDISIRYKAQKGVEIVGYVLIIFLVLMAFTVDSFKDYTIIIGLFTAGITFTLQELILSIAGSFYIFFVRVYKPGDRIEINNIKGDVIDIDSIYTTIMEMGEWVSSDNYSGRIVKISNAFVFKGPIKNYSMDFPFVWDELNILITYGSDAELAKTIMLNTATEFLSDYTEKSKAKWQQMVAHYYIEDATIEPTIAMNLTDNWIQLNLRYITDYKRRRNTKHTLFQHIEQAISKTDGKVTLASTTLQLLEVPPLNVNLKK; this is encoded by the coding sequence ATGGATACATTTTCAAGCTTATTAGAGAATACAACGCTAATTAAAATGGTTAAGTTAATTGCGTGGATACTCTTTATAGTTTTCATTATCAGCTTTATAAGAAAAACACTTAAAAAGAGAATTGAAGATATCTCTATTAGATACAAAGCTCAAAAAGGTGTTGAAATTGTTGGCTATGTACTTATAATTTTCTTAGTTCTAATGGCATTTACAGTCGACAGTTTTAAAGATTACACCATAATTATCGGCTTATTTACTGCTGGTATCACCTTTACCCTTCAAGAATTGATTCTGAGTATTGCAGGTTCTTTCTATATTTTTTTTGTGCGTGTTTATAAACCTGGCGACCGTATTGAAATCAATAATATAAAAGGTGATGTTATTGATATTGACAGTATTTACACCACTATTATGGAAATGGGTGAATGGGTTAGCAGCGATAACTATTCTGGCAGAATTGTAAAAATTAGTAACGCATTTGTTTTTAAAGGACCGATAAAGAATTACTCTATGGATTTTCCCTTCGTTTGGGACGAACTGAACATTCTTATCACTTATGGTTCTGATGCTGAACTTGCCAAAACCATTATGCTGAATACGGCTACCGAATTTTTGTCTGATTATACTGAAAAATCAAAAGCCAAATGGCAACAAATGGTAGCTCATTATTATATAGAAGATGCAACAATCGAACCTACGATAGCCATGAACCTTACCGATAATTGGATTCAATTAAATCTAAGATATATAACAGATTACAAAAGAAGAAGAAATACCAAACACACGCTATTTCAACATATAGAACAGGCAATTTCGAAAACTGATGGCAAGGTTACATTGGCTTCTACAACATTACAATTACTAGAGGTACCACCACTTAATGTTAATCTAAAAAAGTAA
- a CDS encoding universal stress protein encodes MNKRILIPTDFSKNALNAIRYTIDLYAKLNCDFYFLNVFSFDKFTTNSLSIPEEDSAAFEQAKKDCEKNFVKLLDTLALHPENLKHNYYTESSYSFLSEAIQKIITEKDIDLVAMGTKGATGSKGVLFGSNTVMAMEKIRECPVLAIPEHVSFMSPKEIVFPTDFKDAYKRSEFKYLIELAKMHNAEIAILHLEKNKELTKTQLSNKQLLSSILSETAHQFHTLTEKSLGKGIQSFVESRESDMVSFINRKHFFFGNVFSKPLIKEIGYDSDVPILALH; translated from the coding sequence ATGAATAAGCGTATTCTAATACCTACAGATTTCTCTAAAAATGCATTGAACGCAATTAGATATACTATTGATTTATATGCTAAATTAAACTGTGATTTCTATTTTTTAAACGTATTCAGTTTTGATAAATTCACCACTAATAGTTTAAGTATACCCGAAGAAGATAGCGCTGCATTTGAACAGGCCAAAAAAGATTGTGAAAAGAACTTTGTAAAGCTTCTAGATACCTTAGCCTTGCACCCAGAAAACCTGAAGCATAATTATTACACTGAATCATCTTATAGTTTTCTTTCAGAAGCTATACAGAAAATTATTACCGAAAAAGATATTGACTTGGTTGCAATGGGTACTAAAGGCGCTACAGGATCTAAAGGGGTACTATTTGGTAGCAATACCGTAATGGCTATGGAAAAAATTAGGGAATGCCCTGTATTGGCTATACCCGAACATGTTTCTTTTATGTCGCCTAAAGAGATTGTTTTTCCAACTGATTTCAAAGATGCTTATAAACGATCAGAGTTTAAATACCTTATCGAATTGGCTAAAATGCATAATGCTGAAATTGCCATATTACATCTAGAAAAGAATAAAGAACTTACTAAAACCCAATTAAGCAATAAGCAATTATTATCATCTATCTTAAGTGAGACTGCGCACCAGTTTCATACACTTACAGAAAAGAGTTTGGGTAAAGGTATACAGAGCTTTGTTGAAAGTAGAGAAAGCGATATGGTGTCTTTCATTAATCGTAAACATTTCTTTTTTGGTAATGTTTTCTCAAAACCTCTAATTAAGGAAATTGGTTATGATAGCGATGTACCTATTCTAGCATTACATTAA
- a CDS encoding universal stress protein translates to MKIKNILVATDFSNEAYNALFYATQIFASTACTFHIVHAYDDIVLSAKDALFTGQKEMEHLQNLSQENLTKTAHKIVLDTGNEIHKFNTISSKGSLASVISNTIDTHDIDLVVMGNKGKTGAKELFMGSNTIQIANTITTCPILAIPREIAFKPIEEIAFVTDYKKGCTKSSISSLLDIASISDASVAVLHINEEEVMTSKQLSNQKLLDTCFQETPHSYDEIWNYADKANVIQDFIAEREISMLAMAYHRRKFFERFLHEPVIMDLSIYATIPFLILPVQD, encoded by the coding sequence ATGAAGATTAAAAACATACTTGTAGCAACAGACTTTTCTAATGAAGCCTATAACGCGCTTTTTTATGCTACCCAAATTTTTGCGTCAACAGCATGCACATTTCATATAGTTCATGCTTATGATGATATTGTTTTGAGTGCAAAAGATGCGCTATTTACAGGTCAGAAAGAGATGGAGCATTTACAGAATCTATCTCAAGAAAACTTAACAAAAACAGCGCATAAAATTGTGCTTGATACGGGTAATGAAATACACAAATTCAATACTATTTCTAGTAAAGGCAGTCTTGCGAGTGTAATTTCTAATACGATAGATACTCATGATATTGATTTGGTAGTTATGGGCAACAAAGGTAAAACGGGCGCCAAAGAATTATTTATGGGCAGCAATACCATACAAATTGCAAATACTATTACAACATGCCCTATTCTGGCCATACCAAGAGAAATTGCCTTTAAACCTATTGAAGAAATTGCTTTTGTTACCGATTATAAAAAGGGTTGCACTAAAAGCTCTATTTCTTCGCTATTAGATATCGCATCAATTTCAGACGCGTCTGTTGCTGTTCTACATATTAATGAAGAAGAAGTAATGACTTCTAAACAGTTATCTAACCAAAAACTATTAGATACCTGCTTTCAAGAAACACCGCATAGCTATGATGAGATTTGGAACTATGCTGATAAGGCAAATGTTATTCAAGATTTTATAGCTGAAAGAGAGATTAGCATGTTGGCAATGGCGTACCATAGAAGAAAATTCTTTGAACGTTTTTTACATGAACCCGTAATTATGGATTTAAGTATTTATGCCACTATTCCGTTTCTAATTCTACCGGTACAAGACTGA
- a CDS encoding universal stress protein translates to MTRILLPTDFSKNSITAIHYALKLYKDLKCTFYLLNSYMPPVYQTEYLMGSPAQIGLGDIVQQNSQDNLKNLKEKLQKEFVNPLHTFITHSALNVLSSEVTRTVEAEGIDVVVMGTQGATGAQEILLGTNTVHVIKNAKCPVLVIPSGFEFEVPEQILFPNDFEVSLDKKSLAQLLKITHSHVSQVNVMHVYTGDDLTPVQENNKKQLAKVLSESGFFHEVSSNEIIAAINEFQIKQKINLLVMVQNKHTFLERLFIEPVIKKIGFHVTVPFLVIPQ, encoded by the coding sequence ATGACACGTATTTTATTACCAACAGATTTCTCTAAAAATTCTATAACGGCAATACATTATGCCCTGAAATTGTATAAGGATTTAAAATGTACTTTTTATCTTTTAAATAGTTACATGCCGCCTGTATACCAAACCGAATATTTAATGGGTAGCCCTGCACAAATAGGTCTTGGAGATATTGTACAACAGAACTCTCAAGACAACCTTAAAAACCTGAAAGAAAAATTGCAGAAAGAGTTTGTAAACCCTCTACATACTTTTATTACGCATTCTGCACTAAATGTACTTTCTAGCGAGGTTACCAGAACTGTAGAGGCTGAAGGTATCGATGTTGTTGTAATGGGTACGCAAGGTGCTACTGGGGCACAAGAAATATTACTGGGTACTAATACGGTACATGTAATTAAAAATGCTAAATGCCCGGTTTTGGTCATACCATCTGGCTTTGAATTTGAAGTGCCAGAGCAAATACTTTTTCCTAATGATTTTGAAGTATCACTAGATAAAAAAAGCTTGGCACAATTGTTAAAGATTACCCATTCTCATGTATCGCAGGTAAACGTTATGCATGTTTATACCGGTGACGACCTTACTCCTGTTCAAGAAAATAATAAAAAACAACTAGCTAAAGTATTATCTGAAAGCGGATTTTTTCATGAAGTAAGTAGTAATGAGATTATAGCGGCAATAAATGAATTTCAAATTAAGCAAAAAATAAACTTATTAGTCATGGTGCAAAACAAGCATACCTTTTTAGAACGCTTGTTTATTGAGCCCGTAATTAAGAAAATCGGCTTTCATGTAACAGTACCATTTTTAGTAATTCCACAATAA
- a CDS encoding thioredoxin family protein: protein MKKKFRKRIAEDIPTLVYFYATWCVPCKLMRPIVEQVVGELGSAISSIEIDVEIKKGIVKRYKIKGVPTLILFKSGTPLWRHTGVMPVEDISIAIKEHL from the coding sequence ATGAAAAAGAAATTCAGAAAAAGGATAGCAGAAGATATACCTACATTGGTCTATTTTTATGCGACTTGGTGTGTACCCTGTAAGTTAATGCGACCAATTGTAGAACAAGTGGTGGGGGAGTTGGGCTCTGCTATAAGCAGTATAGAAATAGATGTGGAAATTAAAAAGGGAATCGTAAAAAGATATAAAATTAAAGGTGTACCGACTTTAATACTATTTAAGAGCGGTACACCCCTTTGGCGACATACTGGTGTTATGCCAGTTGAAGATATAAGCATAGCCATAAAAGAACATTTGTGA
- a CDS encoding universal stress protein translates to MKNILIPTDFSDNAWNALVYGISFFKKTHCTFHIVHVNAIDTNVSGEAAMYIAPDILEDTILAESKEQLKELSKKIEQLPLNVKHEFHFKAIYGFLTDQLKDLVKKKNIELIIMGTKGASGLQTVAMGSNTGNVITKVPCTLMAVPEDATYEKIEEIGFPSDLNLSYDVRILDTIKDIILLKKSALRLLYVSSKGEELNANQIKIKNLLLDYYKETECTFHEVTGKNIDESVQCFTESRNLDMLIMVAKNLNFLERILFRPTVEKISYHTKVPFLVIHE, encoded by the coding sequence ATGAAAAATATATTAATACCTACAGATTTCTCAGATAATGCATGGAACGCATTAGTTTATGGTATTTCTTTCTTTAAAAAAACACACTGTACCTTTCATATTGTTCACGTTAATGCAATTGATACCAATGTTAGTGGTGAAGCTGCAATGTACATAGCACCAGATATTTTAGAAGACACCATACTAGCTGAAAGTAAAGAACAACTAAAAGAACTCAGCAAAAAAATAGAACAGTTACCATTAAATGTTAAGCATGAATTTCATTTTAAAGCTATCTATGGCTTTCTAACGGATCAGCTTAAAGATTTGGTCAAAAAAAAGAACATTGAACTCATAATAATGGGTACAAAAGGGGCTTCTGGTCTTCAAACTGTAGCTATGGGTAGCAATACCGGTAATGTTATTACAAAAGTGCCTTGCACACTAATGGCTGTGCCAGAAGATGCTACCTATGAAAAAATTGAAGAAATAGGTTTTCCTTCTGATTTAAATTTATCCTACGACGTTCGAATACTTGATACCATCAAAGATATTATCCTATTAAAAAAATCTGCTTTACGATTGTTATATGTTTCTAGTAAAGGTGAAGAATTAAATGCCAATCAAATAAAAATCAAAAATTTATTACTTGATTATTATAAGGAAACGGAATGCACCTTTCATGAAGTTACCGGAAAAAATATAGATGAGTCCGTTCAATGTTTTACCGAAAGTAGAAATTTAGATATGCTCATTATGGTCGCCAAAAATCTAAATTTTTTAGAGCGTATTCTATTTAGACCGACTGTTGAAAAAATTAGCTATCATACGAAAGTGCCATTTTTAGTGATACACGAATAA
- a CDS encoding universal stress protein produces MKKILITTDFSDNAWNAIFTALKIYTEVDCHFYLLHAYEPTPLNLMGSKSQQRLGVIYDSLSKYSVEELDEVLSYLKINHKNPKHQFTALSKPGNLEDSVEAVLDENDIDILIMGTQGATGAKEVFLGSNTVKVLNLIKSTPILVVPTGFNFQSLKTLLFATDFSAPYKKNLFDAIIELTKIWNANIEVVHVAMEFNLNDHQEAHKEVLKERLSGFDIKFKNIPFEINTSKSIDTYTENKDDSFLAILRHQHTFWEKVIGEAVVKKIAFHSKIPVLFLPQ; encoded by the coding sequence ATGAAAAAGATACTGATTACTACAGATTTCTCAGATAATGCTTGGAACGCCATTTTTACAGCATTAAAAATATACACAGAAGTAGATTGTCATTTTTACTTATTGCATGCTTATGAACCTACACCTTTAAATTTAATGGGTTCTAAAAGCCAACAAAGGTTAGGTGTTATATATGATTCGCTTTCAAAATACTCTGTAGAAGAGCTAGATGAAGTACTCTCATATCTTAAAATAAACCACAAAAACCCAAAGCATCAATTTACAGCACTGTCTAAACCAGGTAATTTAGAAGATTCAGTAGAAGCCGTTTTGGACGAGAATGATATTGATATATTGATTATGGGTACGCAAGGTGCAACAGGCGCCAAAGAAGTTTTCTTAGGCAGTAATACTGTTAAGGTATTAAATCTTATAAAAAGCACACCTATTCTTGTGGTACCTACCGGTTTTAACTTTCAAAGTCTTAAGACACTACTTTTCGCAACTGATTTTAGTGCCCCTTACAAGAAAAATTTATTTGACGCTATTATTGAGCTTACCAAAATTTGGAATGCTAATATAGAAGTAGTTCATGTAGCCATGGAGTTTAATTTAAATGACCATCAAGAAGCACATAAAGAAGTTTTAAAAGAACGATTATCTGGCTTTGATATTAAATTCAAAAACATACCTTTTGAAATCAATACTTCTAAAAGTATTGACACGTATACTGAAAACAAAGATGATAGTTTCTTGGCCATACTACGCCATCAGCATACTTTTTGGGAAAAAGTTATTGGTGAGGCTGTTGTAAAAAAGATTGCATTTCATTCTAAAATACCGGTCTTATTCTTACCCCAATAG
- a CDS encoding universal stress protein translates to MKNILIPTDFSSNADHAIAYALNIFKCERTNFYFVHAYADEVYGPYHNVDKDTFDKQKKMIADESENKLQKLVADTQTKTHNPLHKYEAISSFESLVDAINDFADSKNIDLIIMGTKGKTASSKITFGSNTVQVFKYVKCPVLAVPDEYDYSQPKKILFPSNYMLPYKRRELKLLNIMAGEFKAEVLSLYISDFEDLSLRQLDNKKFLEESLPNARLSFVRTSVNNRANAITEYIKENDIDLLVMVNSRHSFLEDLLYQSTIDEIGLSPTIPFLVMQNLPR, encoded by the coding sequence ATGAAAAATATTCTCATTCCTACAGATTTCTCGAGCAATGCCGATCATGCGATTGCATATGCCCTTAATATTTTTAAGTGTGAGCGTACCAATTTTTACTTTGTACATGCATATGCAGATGAAGTATACGGTCCTTATCATAATGTAGACAAGGATACATTCGACAAACAAAAGAAAATGATTGCCGATGAATCTGAGAATAAATTACAAAAGCTTGTTGCCGATACGCAAACAAAAACGCACAATCCACTTCATAAATACGAAGCAATTTCTTCTTTCGAATCTTTGGTTGATGCTATTAATGATTTTGCCGACTCAAAAAATATAGACTTAATAATAATGGGTACCAAGGGTAAAACAGCCAGTTCTAAAATAACCTTTGGTAGTAATACAGTGCAAGTATTTAAGTATGTAAAATGTCCGGTTTTGGCTGTACCTGATGAATACGATTATAGCCAGCCTAAGAAAATACTATTCCCTAGCAACTACATGCTTCCCTATAAACGTCGAGAATTAAAACTGCTAAATATAATGGCAGGAGAATTCAAAGCAGAAGTTCTGAGCTTGTACATCTCTGATTTTGAAGATTTAAGTCTTAGACAGCTAGATAACAAAAAGTTCTTAGAAGAATCTTTGCCAAATGCTAGATTGTCATTTGTAAGAACCAGTGTTAATAATAGGGCAAATGCCATTACTGAATATATTAAAGAAAACGATATCGATTTACTAGTGATGGTAAACTCAAGACATTCTTTTTTAGAAGATTTACTGTACCAATCTACCATTGATGAAATTGGTCTTTCACCTACTATTCCGTTTTTGGTAATGCAAAATCTACCTCGTTAA
- the upp gene encoding uracil phosphoribosyltransferase, producing MIIHNLGDENSILNTFISEIRDTQIQKDAMRFRRNIERIGEILGYEFSKELEYNIKNVTTPLGHKSMNLSQDQLVICSILRAGLPLHQGLLNYFDTAENGFISAFRKHEGDEDNFEVVVDYFAAPSLEGKVLVLTDPMLATGRTLENVLEGLKKHGTPKQIHIVSVIGSQQGIEFVESVFPAQTHLWIAAIDPELNARGYILPGIGDAGDLAYGEKL from the coding sequence ATGATTATTCATAATTTAGGCGACGAAAATTCAATACTAAATACTTTTATTTCAGAAATACGAGATACGCAAATTCAAAAAGATGCAATGCGTTTTCGAAGAAATATAGAACGAATTGGAGAGATACTAGGTTATGAGTTCAGTAAAGAATTGGAGTACAATATTAAAAATGTTACCACTCCGCTTGGCCATAAATCAATGAATTTAAGTCAAGATCAATTGGTTATATGTTCTATTTTAAGAGCAGGTTTACCATTACACCAGGGTCTTTTAAATTATTTTGATACTGCAGAAAACGGATTCATATCAGCATTTAGAAAGCATGAAGGCGACGAAGATAATTTTGAAGTCGTTGTAGATTATTTTGCGGCACCATCTTTAGAAGGTAAAGTACTTGTACTTACAGACCCTATGTTAGCCACAGGCAGAACTTTAGAAAATGTTTTAGAAGGTTTGAAAAAACATGGCACTCCTAAACAAATTCATATTGTTTCAGTTATAGGTTCGCAGCAAGGCATTGAGTTTGTAGAAAGTGTTTTTCCTGCTCAGACTCATTTGTGGATTGCTGCAATTGATCCAGAATTAAATGCACGAGGCTATATTTTACCAGGTATAGGGGATGCAGGCGATTTAGCATATGGCGAAAAGCTGTAA